Genomic DNA from Flavobacteriales bacterium:
GTCAGCGAGTCCTTCGAAGCAATGCCGATTAAAAGTGATTACACCTACATCATCATCGATAAAAAAACCGGCGAAGAAAAAACATTGAATCAGGAAGAATACCTGGCCTCTCCTTATCTCGATAATCCAGATTTCGAAGTACGCGAAGAAATCAACGCGCAATAATTAATCCAGATCGTGTAATTCCCCGCCAAAATCGGCGCGGCGGATTCTCGTTTCAAATTCACGCCAGGCCTCTTTATCACTCATCAGCTTTCCCACCCAAACCCGCTTACGTTTTCCGTCGCGAATGTGGTATAATTTGTCGCCTTCAAAAACAAATTCGTTGATGTTAGAAAAAGAATACCGGCGCTTCATCGGTCCAATCAAGGCGTAAACAATTAGTTCGTTTCTTCTTAATTCAAAATACGAACGGGATAGATAAAGTGCTCCAGAAAAGGACAAAAACAAACACAGCGCCATTTGCGTCATCGATGCCTTTGCGGATAGGGTGAACAAATAAAAATTCATCAGAAAAAGCACAAAACCTGCAATCATTATTCCCCAACCCCAGGTTTTGGAATAGCCTACTTTTAATGTTTCCATACTTCAATAATAAGGAAAAACCATTTTCTTCATCACAGGGTGATGCAAATAGCTATCTTTACTCTGTAAATTAGTTAATATGCTTTTGCTCCATCCCGAACATTGGTCCGACTACGAACTGCTCGATTGCGGTGATTTTGAAAAACTGGAACGCTTCGGAAAATACATTACAATCCGTCCCGAACCTCAGGCGGTATGGGATAAAGCATGGCTGGAAACGGAATGGCAAAAACAGGCGCATGTAAAATTTGTACAAAAAAGCAGTTCTTCCGGTGAGTGGAAAAAACTAAAAGCAATGAATGATCAATGGGGAATTGAATATCCCATACAATCGCTCAAAGAAAATAACACCATTAAATTGCGTTTGGGACTCACCGCCTTTAAACACGTTGGCGTTTTTCCGGAACAAGCGGTTAATTGGGAATACATTGCCAAAGCCATTGCGGACATGAAAACCAAACAACCTCGCTTTCTCAATTTATTCGCATACACCGGAGCAGCGTCCCTGGCGGCATGTGCAGCAGGCGCGGAAGTATATCATGTCGATTCCATTAAACAAGTCGTGAGCTGGTCGAGAGAAAACATGGAAAAAAGCGGACTAAAAGATATTCGCTGGGTGGTAGAAGATGCGCTAAAGTTTGCCAAACGCGAATTGAAACGAGGGAATAAATACAATGGAATTATTCTGGATCCTCCTGCATACGGACACGGACCCAATGGCGAAAAATGGAAACTCGAAGAACAAATCAATGA
This window encodes:
- a CDS encoding class I SAM-dependent methyltransferase, which translates into the protein MLLLHPEHWSDYELLDCGDFEKLERFGKYITIRPEPQAVWDKAWLETEWQKQAHVKFVQKSSSSGEWKKLKAMNDQWGIEYPIQSLKENNTIKLRLGLTAFKHVGVFPEQAVNWEYIAKAIADMKTKQPRFLNLFAYTGAASLAACAAGAEVYHVDSIKQVVSWSRENMEKSGLKDIRWVVEDALKFAKRELKRGNKYNGIILDPPAYGHGPNGEKWKLEEQINELMKVVCDLLDPKEHFMILNAYSLGFSSIIIENLLRETAGKNLQTGELFLQAKSGVKLPLGVFGRFRNF